The following coding sequences are from one Novipirellula caenicola window:
- a CDS encoding HAD family hydrolase — translation MSRRCIFLDRDGVINVKADDGDYIRSWEQFQWIPNTIDWIRLFNALDFLVIVVTNQRGVARGLMTQANVDSIHAQMVRELAAKGAIIDDVFVCPHEIGSCDCRKPQPGMIHAARDKWNIDVERSLMIGDSESDRQLASNCEMGFIHVGEGKICEMQLQPTSAKQRGHCDVR, via the coding sequence GTGAGCCGCCGCTGCATCTTTCTTGATCGCGATGGCGTGATCAACGTCAAAGCCGATGACGGTGACTACATCCGCAGTTGGGAACAATTTCAATGGATCCCCAATACAATCGATTGGATTCGCCTGTTCAATGCACTCGATTTCTTGGTCATTGTGGTAACCAATCAGCGTGGCGTCGCACGAGGATTGATGACACAGGCGAATGTCGATTCGATCCACGCACAAATGGTTCGCGAACTTGCCGCGAAAGGTGCCATCATCGACGATGTCTTTGTTTGCCCTCATGAAATTGGATCATGTGATTGCCGCAAACCTCAGCCAGGCATGATTCACGCGGCACGTGATAAATGGAACATTGACGTGGAACGTTCGCTAATGATTGGCGATTCGGAATCGGACCGCCAACTCGCGTCGAACTGCGAGATGGGATTCATTCACGTTGGCGAAGGAAAAATCTGCGAAATGCAATTGCAGCCCACCAGCGCGAAACAAAGAGGTCACTGTGACGTGCGTTAA
- a CDS encoding O-antigen ligase family protein, with translation MSAGLASHRTFISTGPPPIERNAALPKNSRAENAALWIGVGVALLWLSTVIIGFKAALGLVTLCGFAMAMIGLRHPLIGVLGVSAICSVDALSRVFLMTTGVLRYNTFNYWLVLVILLTLPLQLRQKDPHTRLLQFYVFILCGGLILTPGLKDGILHLLNLVSVFGLLAYFYRCRNYSHVWYVLGISVGTLSAVGGLAFFFMQNELSFVEARAEYVEKDIIDRNYIDPNALTYFFLTGIFATCFAIAGKSKEGRARTTLLVLFAVNCCWAFLVGSRGGILVASACILFVLTSVRSNTKRFKFIVVGMLAVIIVINAFPNLRDRSMGRIDKLFDDQYTAAERTSSRSDFAIGAWRIFLENPLGIGTGGFKRGWANLKNTDGLGKRKLGVEKAAHSAWLKTLAENGVPGIIVFTAFVFSFAYIGWEYRRRGDLPLGLLVTMTLTSAFTSTQFQAKGIWFIVAAAIVFLHHRPRISPRMRTPRHSIGLRDSSSLLRTNYNG, from the coding sequence ATGTCCGCTGGCTTGGCATCTCATCGCACCTTCATTTCGACCGGACCTCCTCCGATTGAACGCAATGCTGCGCTGCCTAAAAACAGCAGAGCAGAGAACGCGGCATTGTGGATCGGCGTCGGGGTGGCACTGCTTTGGTTGAGCACCGTGATCATCGGTTTCAAAGCCGCTTTGGGCTTGGTCACCTTGTGTGGTTTTGCGATGGCCATGATTGGGCTTCGCCATCCGTTAATAGGCGTGTTGGGCGTCAGTGCGATCTGTTCGGTCGATGCGTTATCACGTGTGTTCCTGATGACCACGGGCGTGCTGCGGTACAACACGTTTAACTACTGGCTTGTGCTCGTTATCCTGCTTACGCTTCCCCTGCAATTACGCCAAAAAGATCCTCACACTCGACTGCTTCAATTTTACGTTTTTATCCTGTGCGGCGGATTGATCCTGACACCTGGTTTAAAAGATGGCATCCTGCATCTGCTGAATTTGGTTTCCGTCTTTGGATTGCTTGCCTATTTCTATCGTTGCCGCAACTATTCACACGTTTGGTACGTGTTGGGAATATCCGTTGGAACCCTGTCGGCTGTGGGCGGGCTTGCGTTTTTCTTTATGCAAAACGAATTGAGTTTTGTCGAAGCTCGTGCTGAGTATGTTGAAAAAGACATCATTGATCGCAATTACATTGATCCCAATGCATTGACCTACTTTTTTCTGACGGGGATCTTTGCTACCTGTTTTGCAATCGCTGGGAAATCAAAGGAAGGAAGGGCGCGGACAACGCTGCTGGTGCTTTTTGCCGTCAATTGTTGTTGGGCATTCTTAGTCGGCAGCCGTGGCGGAATTTTGGTGGCCAGCGCATGCATTCTGTTTGTTCTGACCTCGGTACGTTCCAACACAAAACGATTCAAGTTTATCGTGGTCGGGATGCTGGCGGTGATCATTGTGATCAATGCATTTCCCAATCTTCGCGATCGATCGATGGGCCGGATCGACAAATTATTCGATGACCAATACACCGCTGCTGAACGGACCAGCAGCCGATCTGATTTTGCGATCGGTGCCTGGCGAATCTTTCTTGAGAATCCCTTGGGCATCGGCACCGGAGGATTCAAGCGGGGCTGGGCCAATCTAAAAAACACCGATGGACTCGGCAAACGCAAACTTGGGGTCGAGAAAGCCGCCCACTCGGCTTGGCTCAAAACGCTGGCCGAAAATGGAGTCCCAGGGATCATCGTATTCACTGCCTTCGTTTTTTCTTTTGCTTATATCGGTTGGGAATATCGCCGCCGAGGCGATTTGCCTCTCGGGCTGCTGGTCACGATGACGTTGACTTCCGCCTTTACCTCGACACAGTTCCAAGCAAAAGGGATCTGGTTTATTGTCGCTGCCGCGATTGTTTTTCTACACCACCGTCCTCGTATATCACCACGCATGCGCACACCTCGACACTCAATTGGATTGCGTGATTCCTCGAGCCTCCTTCGTACGAATTACAACGGATAA
- a CDS encoding SDR family NAD(P)-dependent oxidoreductase — protein MSSKVLITGGAGCIGSDLAEALVARGDHVTVLDNLSSGRREHIEPLLAHDHFRFIEGDLLDQRELDAAMDSVEMVYHLAANPDVKFTPGDATDKDLKQNTLATYAVLETMRQHSVKKLAFSSTSAVYGVCETQPISEQQAPHPISLYGASKLACEGLIGSFQHLFDMQCWVFRFANIVGKKVRSRGRTVIADFAHKLLDDPTRLPILGNGKQAKSYLLSSECVDAMLYAIEHAKQPINTFNLGCSDSITVDRIAELMVEAMKLKNVKFEYTGTEGGWAGDVPRFLLDVSAINQLGWQAKHNSEQAIRFAIENTLLEMNQPTCKL, from the coding sequence ATGTCAAGTAAGGTTTTAATCACAGGCGGCGCTGGTTGTATCGGCTCCGATTTAGCCGAGGCCTTGGTCGCACGAGGCGATCACGTCACGGTGCTAGACAACCTCAGTAGCGGACGTCGAGAGCATATCGAACCGCTGCTCGCACATGATCACTTTCGTTTCATCGAAGGCGATTTGCTCGATCAACGCGAACTGGATGCCGCGATGGATTCGGTCGAGATGGTCTATCATTTGGCTGCCAACCCCGATGTCAAATTTACTCCCGGCGATGCGACGGACAAGGATCTGAAACAGAACACGTTGGCGACCTATGCGGTGCTCGAAACGATGCGGCAACATAGCGTCAAAAAACTAGCGTTCTCGTCCACCTCGGCCGTCTATGGTGTTTGCGAAACCCAGCCGATCAGTGAGCAACAAGCACCGCATCCAATCTCACTTTACGGTGCCAGCAAACTGGCCTGCGAAGGATTGATCGGATCATTTCAACATCTGTTTGACATGCAGTGTTGGGTGTTCCGGTTTGCCAATATTGTCGGAAAGAAAGTTCGCTCTCGCGGCCGCACGGTCATTGCCGATTTTGCTCATAAATTGCTCGATGACCCCACGCGACTGCCGATCCTGGGCAATGGAAAACAAGCAAAGTCGTATCTGCTAAGCAGTGAATGCGTGGATGCGATGTTGTATGCGATCGAGCATGCCAAGCAACCGATCAACACCTTCAATCTAGGCTGCAGTGACTCGATCACGGTCGACCGAATCGCGGAATTGATGGTCGAAGCGATGAAGCTCAAGAACGTCAAATTTGAATACACGGGGACCGAAGGAGGTTGGGCAGGGGACGTGCCACGATTTCTACTGGATGTCTCGGCGATCAACCAACTCGGTTGGCAGGCAAAGCATAATTCAGAGCAAGCGATCCGCTTTGCCATCGAAAACACGCTCCTTGAAATGAACCAACCGACATGCAAGCTGTAA
- a CDS encoding glycosyltransferase family 2 protein, whose amino-acid sequence MSASVTEPRVDARQQEDVLTFIRNGVRVQDIPELPDESTPLRQGLTVCICTFKRPDSCIRFLDSLPQQDLKPDRLVIVDASPGDETEQRIASYPKLADLAHEVCYFRVQGAYQTLTCSRNFAIRWVETDLLVFFDDDIVLQPRCLAEMAQVYRDNEDQVVGVNAHDQQGVKSPPLLWRIRRLFRIVPHLKPGTYTRGGISVPWVFQPPTDSVVQGDWLSGCAMMWKTSVIREVKFNENFGGHSTGEDLDISLRMGRHGKLMMAGKAHVLHLPDKAGRPNSYVIAYAGIQNAYDIHQRCLENRTFLDTLRFMYAFGLDTVLRSLTFVRPGQMKRRWNFVRGRTMFFVDRFLRRDSKLKSG is encoded by the coding sequence ATGAGTGCTTCCGTAACCGAACCCCGCGTTGACGCCCGTCAACAAGAAGACGTTCTGACTTTCATTCGTAATGGAGTGAGAGTGCAGGACATTCCGGAACTGCCCGACGAATCGACCCCGCTTCGTCAAGGTTTGACCGTATGCATTTGCACCTTCAAACGTCCCGACAGCTGTATTCGCTTTCTCGATTCGCTGCCCCAGCAAGACTTAAAGCCGGACCGTCTTGTGATTGTTGACGCAAGCCCTGGGGACGAGACCGAACAGCGAATCGCCAGCTATCCTAAATTGGCGGATTTGGCGCACGAGGTATGCTATTTTCGCGTCCAAGGTGCGTATCAAACCTTGACCTGTTCACGCAACTTTGCGATTCGTTGGGTCGAAACCGATTTGCTCGTTTTCTTTGACGACGACATCGTCCTTCAGCCGCGATGCCTCGCTGAAATGGCTCAAGTGTATCGGGACAACGAAGACCAAGTGGTCGGTGTTAACGCCCATGACCAACAAGGCGTCAAGTCGCCGCCGCTGTTGTGGCGTATCCGTCGCCTGTTTCGAATCGTGCCGCATCTAAAGCCCGGCACTTACACTCGAGGTGGCATTTCGGTCCCATGGGTATTTCAACCACCGACCGATTCGGTGGTTCAAGGTGACTGGCTTAGCGGTTGTGCGATGATGTGGAAAACGTCGGTAATCCGCGAGGTCAAATTCAATGAGAACTTTGGGGGCCACAGTACGGGCGAAGACCTCGACATCAGTCTACGCATGGGACGTCATGGCAAGTTGATGATGGCGGGAAAGGCCCACGTGTTGCATCTGCCTGATAAAGCAGGACGTCCAAACAGTTATGTGATTGCTTACGCCGGTATCCAAAATGCGTATGACATTCACCAACGTTGCCTCGAGAACCGCACCTTTCTTGATACGCTGCGGTTCATGTACGCGTTTGGTCTGGACACCGTATTACGAAGTTTGACCTTCGTCCGCCCAGGACAGATGAAGCGGCGATGGAACTTTGTACGCGGTAGGACCATGTTTTTTGTGGATCGATTTTTGCGACGCGACTCCAAACTGAAATCGGGCTAA
- a CDS encoding ABC transporter ATP-binding protein — protein sequence MKSDLAIHAEGIGKQYRIGAQQKSYSTLRESLVDLSRNAAGAVRGGLKELRQRRENNSFWALKDISFEIKRGDVVGIVGSNGAGKSTLLKVLSRITDPTVGFVDLRGRVGSLLEVGTGFHPELTGRENIFLNGAILGMPRSVVKKQFDAIVDFAGVERFVDTPVKRYSSGMYLRLAFAVAAHLEPEILLVDEVLAVGDVQFQNKCIGKMESVAKEGRTVLFVSHNMAAIRSLCTRGIMLRSGQVVSQGDVQTVIQDYYADLGLLGSNEPSEDQDGRSVFGRVVLDSGDSNSLNQSEPFELSTTFKLDTAVSGFRLFCLFSDMRNQQLIAVCKTSEELGFRDEVPAGKHRVSVNFPALWLSPGMYSVYFKMMMADVDTSKHQSNAFPLDVFGDSSPVDAMINPNTNWTVQTSDDTRSNAWQLKTSIQTS from the coding sequence ATGAAATCAGATCTGGCAATTCACGCCGAGGGTATTGGCAAGCAATACCGCATCGGTGCTCAACAAAAAAGCTATAGCACACTACGAGAGTCGCTGGTGGACTTGTCGAGGAACGCAGCTGGGGCGGTCCGCGGTGGGTTAAAAGAACTACGGCAACGACGCGAAAACAATTCATTTTGGGCACTCAAAGACATCTCGTTTGAAATCAAACGCGGGGATGTCGTGGGAATCGTTGGATCCAATGGTGCGGGAAAAAGCACCCTGCTGAAGGTATTGTCGAGGATCACCGATCCCACCGTCGGATTTGTCGACCTGCGTGGTCGTGTCGGCTCGCTATTGGAGGTCGGCACCGGTTTTCATCCCGAGTTGACTGGACGGGAAAACATCTTTCTCAACGGGGCGATTCTAGGAATGCCTCGCAGTGTGGTCAAAAAGCAATTTGATGCGATTGTGGACTTCGCCGGCGTCGAACGATTTGTCGACACACCGGTCAAGCGTTATTCAAGCGGAATGTACTTACGGTTGGCCTTTGCCGTGGCAGCTCACTTAGAACCCGAGATCCTGCTGGTCGACGAAGTGCTGGCGGTCGGTGACGTTCAGTTCCAAAACAAGTGTATTGGCAAAATGGAATCCGTTGCCAAAGAGGGACGTACGGTCTTGTTCGTCAGTCATAACATGGCAGCAATTCGCTCGTTGTGCACGCGGGGAATCATGTTGCGAAGCGGTCAAGTGGTTTCGCAGGGCGACGTGCAAACGGTGATTCAAGACTACTACGCTGATCTAGGGTTGTTGGGTTCAAACGAGCCCAGCGAAGACCAGGACGGCCGCAGCGTGTTTGGACGGGTCGTGCTAGATAGCGGCGATTCAAATTCACTCAATCAGAGCGAACCGTTTGAACTTTCAACGACCTTCAAACTTGACACCGCGGTCAGTGGTTTTCGCCTGTTTTGTCTATTCTCGGACATGCGGAATCAACAGTTGATTGCAGTCTGCAAAACAAGTGAAGAACTTGGGTTTCGTGATGAAGTTCCTGCTGGAAAACATCGCGTTTCGGTGAATTTCCCAGCGCTTTGGCTTAGCCCTGGGATGTACTCGGTCTACTTCAAAATGATGATGGCCGATGTCGACACATCCAAACACCAATCCAATGCATTCCCATTGGACGTGTTTGGTGACAGCAGTCCAGTCGACGCAATGATAAATCCGAACACAAATTGGACCGTTCAAACCAGTGACGATACGCGGAGCAACGCATGGCAACTGAAGACATCCATTCAAACATCTTGA
- a CDS encoding glycosyltransferase family 4 protein has product MKICFICNEYPPGPHGGIGTCVQVLARELAQSGHQVRVAGMYPRSYPSADYEEDQGVRVWRFRRPPGPIAALTSRFHLYKQIARWCQNGEVDIVEVPDWAGWAAGWPKLPVPVVARLNGSASYFAAEINGSVGNTTYWLERASMRRVDYWCSVSNYTAAKTRELFKLRSGPDAILYNPVEVQPTLTADRVANQDVVFTGTLTEKKGVIPLFKAWRQVLAECPNAMLHLYGKDRPTIDGQSMQQHLCSLLSRDELQHVVFHGHLDREDLFNVLRRARLAVFPSYAEAFALAPLEAMACGCPTIASKRGAGSELMREDQDGLLVDPDNIDEIRAAIVRLLQNDDIAARLGEAGRERIEQTFSIHKLRSQNEAFYRQCIEAYSQVAA; this is encoded by the coding sequence ATGAAAATCTGCTTCATCTGCAACGAATATCCACCAGGTCCCCACGGAGGCATTGGCACCTGTGTCCAGGTCCTAGCGCGAGAACTGGCACAATCGGGTCATCAAGTTCGTGTGGCAGGAATGTACCCACGAAGCTATCCATCGGCGGATTACGAAGAAGACCAAGGAGTCCGAGTGTGGAGATTTCGTCGACCTCCCGGCCCCATCGCGGCGCTGACGAGTCGTTTTCATCTCTACAAACAGATCGCACGCTGGTGCCAAAATGGCGAAGTGGACATCGTCGAAGTGCCTGATTGGGCCGGCTGGGCTGCGGGCTGGCCAAAGCTTCCTGTTCCCGTCGTGGCCCGGCTTAATGGATCAGCAAGTTATTTCGCAGCGGAAATCAACGGTTCGGTCGGCAATACCACTTACTGGTTGGAACGCGCTTCGATGCGTCGCGTCGATTACTGGTGTTCGGTTAGCAACTACACTGCGGCAAAGACTCGCGAACTTTTCAAATTGCGAAGCGGTCCCGATGCGATCCTCTACAATCCGGTCGAAGTCCAACCAACGCTAACAGCGGATCGTGTCGCCAACCAGGATGTGGTGTTCACGGGAACGCTCACTGAAAAGAAGGGGGTCATTCCGCTGTTCAAAGCATGGCGTCAAGTGCTCGCAGAATGCCCCAATGCGATGCTTCACCTTTACGGAAAAGACCGTCCGACGATCGATGGTCAATCGATGCAACAGCACCTCTGTTCGCTACTGAGTCGCGACGAACTGCAACACGTCGTCTTTCACGGGCACCTTGACCGCGAAGACTTGTTCAACGTCCTTCGCCGAGCCCGCTTGGCGGTGTTCCCCTCCTATGCCGAAGCGTTTGCGCTTGCACCGCTTGAGGCCATGGCATGTGGTTGCCCCACGATCGCCAGCAAACGCGGAGCGGGGTCAGAGTTGATGCGTGAAGACCAAGATGGATTGCTCGTCGACCCTGATAACATCGACGAGATCCGTGCGGCAATCGTTCGCCTACTGCAAAATGACGACATCGCCGCTCGTCTAGGTGAAGCGGGTCGCGAACGAATCGAACAAACCTTTTCGATCCATAAACTTCGATCACAAAATGAGGCTTTTTATCGCCAGTGCATCGAAGCCTACTCGCAGGTGGCAGCCTAA
- a CDS encoding GHMP kinase — protein sequence MIITRTPFRISFAGGGSDLEVFHSQEPGAVISTAIDKYMYLTVKERFGDSFRVSYSQTELVDTPDEIQHPIVRECLKSLDIRKGLEIVSVADLPGQSGMGSSSSFTVGLLHALHILNGHVVTAKRLAEQACNIEINILKEPIGKQDQYIAGFGGLKFIQFHPDGTVFVDPVVCRRGTWEELNRRLLLFFTGKTRRASSVLKKQKSNCESRRPALRQLCGIAHQMRSILSEGRDLNAFGRLLHDAWETKKTLESSISNGDIDSVYNRGIDAGALGGKLLGAGDGGFVLFFCEPHLQSQLREALFDLVEVPFRMEPEGSKVIFVDGDRW from the coding sequence ATGATCATCACACGGACTCCGTTTCGCATTAGTTTCGCCGGAGGTGGCTCGGATCTCGAGGTCTTCCACAGTCAAGAACCGGGTGCGGTGATTTCCACCGCAATCGATAAATATATGTATTTGACAGTGAAGGAGCGGTTTGGTGACTCGTTTCGTGTCAGCTACTCGCAAACCGAGCTTGTCGATACCCCCGATGAAATCCAACATCCGATTGTCCGTGAATGCCTTAAATCACTGGATATCCGCAAAGGGTTGGAGATCGTTTCGGTTGCCGATTTACCAGGGCAAAGCGGCATGGGGTCGTCCAGCAGCTTCACCGTCGGATTGTTACACGCATTACACATTCTCAATGGCCATGTGGTTACCGCCAAACGTCTGGCCGAGCAAGCTTGCAACATCGAAATCAATATCCTGAAAGAACCCATTGGGAAACAGGATCAATACATTGCCGGCTTTGGCGGTTTGAAATTCATTCAGTTTCATCCTGACGGCACCGTGTTTGTCGACCCCGTTGTCTGCCGTCGCGGGACCTGGGAGGAACTGAACCGCCGGCTGCTGCTGTTTTTCACGGGCAAAACACGGCGGGCAAGCAGCGTGTTGAAGAAACAAAAATCCAATTGTGAATCGAGACGTCCGGCGCTTCGTCAATTGTGTGGGATCGCACACCAAATGCGAAGCATTCTTTCCGAAGGCCGTGACCTCAATGCGTTTGGTCGTTTATTGCATGATGCATGGGAAACGAAGAAAACACTTGAGTCCTCGATTAGCAACGGCGACATTGATTCGGTCTACAATCGCGGCATTGACGCGGGGGCGCTCGGAGGCAAATTGCTTGGCGCAGGGGACGGCGGATTTGTGCTCTTTTTCTGTGAACCTCATTTGCAATCACAATTGCGTGAGGCGTTATTCGACCTGGTCGAAGTCCCCTTTCGTATGGAACCCGAGGGCAGCAAAGTCATCTTTGTCGATGGAGATCGCTGGTGA
- a CDS encoding class I SAM-dependent methyltransferase, which produces MATEDIHSNILSEQQTIEELIRDYQTTQSAIRWPIEAELEAAVKVSYRNQLATQLAHESAEVISRRYVYMTDAAMSELVDLVEQKLLKQPLHGYGIELGSGCALLAAVAAKRENVKAVLGLEVCENFDVLIEIVAASVLGDDAAKVIPVIGSFDDLKIPDNSLDFAVEHDSLHHSDDLPRSMTECARVLKPGGVLICFDRCHPNSVTDDDVNALLDHVYSTSFLKANGYPTDIVLTRRDNGEHEYRLFEWQAAAKAAALDFTHHCEFHKRITFKKAAKGLLSLLPKPIGKKLGAKKNTDIGATHQWVSQRLNATRSNHASILAPKQTTVMVFTKPK; this is translated from the coding sequence ATGGCAACTGAAGACATCCATTCAAACATCTTGAGTGAACAGCAGACGATCGAAGAATTGATCCGCGATTACCAAACCACTCAATCGGCCATTCGCTGGCCAATTGAGGCGGAATTGGAAGCCGCGGTCAAAGTCAGCTATCGGAATCAATTGGCAACTCAATTGGCTCATGAAAGTGCCGAAGTGATTAGCCGACGCTACGTCTACATGACCGATGCCGCGATGAGCGAGTTGGTGGATCTTGTGGAGCAAAAGCTACTCAAGCAACCTCTTCACGGCTATGGAATTGAACTGGGATCGGGGTGTGCATTGTTGGCGGCGGTAGCAGCCAAACGGGAAAACGTCAAAGCGGTATTGGGGCTAGAGGTTTGCGAGAACTTCGATGTATTGATCGAAATTGTCGCCGCCTCGGTGCTCGGCGACGACGCTGCCAAAGTCATCCCGGTCATCGGGTCGTTTGACGATTTGAAGATCCCTGACAATTCACTTGACTTCGCGGTCGAGCATGATTCGCTGCATCATTCCGACGACCTTCCGCGATCAATGACCGAGTGCGCTCGAGTGCTGAAACCCGGTGGCGTCCTGATCTGTTTCGACCGCTGCCACCCCAACTCGGTAACCGATGACGATGTCAACGCCTTGCTTGACCACGTTTACTCGACCAGTTTTCTAAAGGCGAACGGGTACCCGACCGACATTGTGCTGACCCGTCGTGACAATGGCGAACACGAGTACCGGCTGTTCGAATGGCAAGCTGCCGCCAAAGCAGCCGCACTGGACTTCACTCATCACTGCGAATTCCACAAACGAATCACGTTTAAAAAGGCGGCCAAAGGCCTGCTCTCGTTGCTTCCCAAGCCGATCGGCAAAAAACTTGGTGCCAAAAAGAACACCGACATCGGAGCTACCCATCAATGGGTCTCGCAACGTTTAAACGCAACCCGATCGAACCACGCCAGCATACTGGCCCCCAAACAAACCACTGTCATGGTTTTTACCAAACCAAAATAA
- a CDS encoding class I SAM-dependent methyltransferase, whose product MMSSRVLDNDGRTIDEIREHYEIEKALADRLRHASAEERATLYSEVYDELFQRVKHHPLVSGKEQDGRARRVASTIPFLRKFLKPDSTFLEIGPGDCALTFGVAPMVQQAYAVDVSEEIMTIAGCPENCELVISDGSDIPIKRNSVDVAYSKDLFEHLHPEDAALHLKNVIEVLAPGGVYICRTPNALSGPHDVSQFFDDDEPTGLHLKEYTTTELARVFKEAGFTKVIPYVWLKGKLIKLPLWPVVAAESVASCLPRPLCKVVTSRLPLKRVLGRVIAIK is encoded by the coding sequence ATGATGAGTTCACGAGTATTAGATAACGATGGGCGAACGATTGATGAAATACGCGAACATTACGAGATTGAAAAAGCGCTCGCTGATCGGTTGCGTCATGCATCAGCCGAGGAACGTGCAACGCTTTATTCAGAGGTCTACGACGAGCTATTTCAACGCGTCAAACACCATCCCCTTGTTAGTGGTAAAGAACAGGACGGGCGGGCCCGACGTGTGGCCAGCACGATTCCCTTTCTACGCAAATTCTTAAAACCAGATAGCACTTTCCTCGAAATCGGACCAGGCGATTGTGCGTTGACGTTCGGAGTCGCCCCAATGGTGCAACAAGCCTATGCGGTCGATGTATCCGAAGAAATCATGACCATCGCTGGGTGTCCCGAGAATTGCGAATTGGTGATCTCCGATGGCAGCGACATTCCGATCAAACGAAACAGTGTGGATGTGGCCTACAGCAAGGATTTGTTTGAACACCTGCATCCCGAGGACGCCGCCCTTCACCTGAAGAACGTGATCGAGGTCCTGGCGCCCGGCGGAGTCTATATTTGCCGTACGCCGAATGCATTGTCGGGACCTCATGATGTCTCGCAGTTCTTTGACGACGACGAACCGACTGGATTACATTTGAAGGAATACACGACGACCGAATTGGCACGCGTTTTTAAAGAGGCGGGATTTACAAAGGTAATTCCTTACGTGTGGCTCAAAGGCAAATTAATCAAACTGCCGCTTTGGCCGGTTGTGGCGGCTGAATCGGTGGCGAGCTGTCTTCCCCGTCCGCTGTGTAAAGTAGTTACTTCTCGATTACCACTAAAACGAGTACTAGGTCGTGTTATTGCAATCAAATAA
- a CDS encoding nucleotidyltransferase family protein, which yields MQAVILAGGLGTRLWPLTKTVPKPMVPIAGTPYLEHQLRLLEQQSITDIVLLTGYLGEQIEEHFGDGSGLGLTIHYSRETTPLGTGGALRQAASLLADAFLVIYGDSYLPISYADVLNTLADSSATGVVTVYDNQTEDTGVTNNIALDEEGFVAKYKKDAADDTSLRYVEAGVLAFQRAVLDSIPSGNVSLEQQIFPQLIAERKLFGHVTRQRFYDIGTPERLERIAEQLT from the coding sequence ATGCAAGCTGTAATCCTCGCCGGCGGTCTAGGCACTCGGCTTTGGCCGCTGACCAAGACGGTTCCCAAACCAATGGTCCCCATCGCCGGGACTCCCTATTTGGAACATCAACTACGATTGCTAGAGCAGCAATCGATCACCGACATCGTATTGCTAACCGGATATCTCGGGGAACAGATTGAAGAACACTTCGGCGACGGATCCGGTTTAGGGCTGACGATTCATTACTCTCGTGAAACCACGCCGCTGGGCACAGGTGGGGCACTGCGTCAAGCAGCGTCGCTACTGGCCGATGCGTTTTTGGTGATTTACGGCGATTCCTATCTACCGATTTCCTATGCAGACGTCCTGAACACGCTGGCGGATTCATCGGCCACCGGAGTAGTGACCGTTTACGACAATCAAACGGAAGACACCGGAGTCACGAACAATATCGCCTTGGACGAAGAAGGCTTCGTTGCCAAATACAAAAAAGACGCCGCTGATGACACCTCCCTTCGATATGTCGAAGCAGGGGTGCTTGCGTTTCAGCGAGCGGTGCTCGACTCGATTCCCTCGGGGAACGTCTCGCTTGAGCAGCAGATTTTTCCTCAACTGATTGCCGAACGAAAATTGTTCGGACATGTCACACGTCAGCGGTTTTACGACATCGGCACTCCTGAACGGCTCGAGCGAATAGCGGAGCAGCTAACATGA